A stretch of the Photobacterium toruni genome encodes the following:
- a CDS encoding MarR family winged helix-turn-helix transcriptional regulator encodes MQICTKNEQINANLMGAARAVPHQVGLIKLSKTQLKVLQSIMLGEKVTAEQIAERCELSCSWASTLLKTVWERGYLVRGGHVRMNGGLEFVYSLG; translated from the coding sequence ATGCAGATTTGTACGAAAAACGAACAAATCAACGCTAATTTGATGGGAGCAGCACGAGCAGTTCCTCATCAAGTTGGCTTAATTAAATTGAGTAAAACCCAGTTGAAAGTTCTGCAGTCGATTATGCTTGGTGAAAAGGTAACAGCAGAGCAGATTGCCGAACGTTGTGAGTTGTCTTGTTCGTGGGCCAGTACTTTGTTGAAGACGGTTTGGGAAAGAGGGTATTTGGTGAGAGGTGGCCATGTTCGAATGAATGGCGGACTTGAGTTTGTTTATTCGTTGGGGTGA
- a CDS encoding phosphatidylserine decarboxylase family protein, with protein MNQTYPLIKGNWLPKNKAHVAAWIKDLKTRTHLTSNSIAQPIVDFKELVESDPTLLRLSQDMFSEAKSHKELTPLETPEVNDFDEFLILLNHIMTQAPECTEFLDPKTGALEPCGLIGFPINALLDWPMATDSGYTFFANELVNQQFKKILTYWSLYLSSPASRSVLIENHPDRTPKVFGWLSDNAQKEMVTVACQAEASDSENHNKPFEHFFNCDPSDQYYGFKSWDDFFTRTFKEGVRPIAEGDDVIANACESAPLQVVTNVAKSSNFWLKGQPYSLENMMDFDPLAEQFVGGTVYQAFLSALSYHRWNSPVSGTIKKTYMVNGSYYLGNRYQGFSNPDGADDSAPNNSQPFLTAVATRAVIFIESDNPKIGLMCFIAIGMAEVSSCAVTVEEGQHINKGDELGMFHFGGSTHCLIFKPDVELEFDFHNTTPGLDATNIPVCSRIATIKNK; from the coding sequence ATGAATCAAACATATCCTCTAATAAAAGGCAATTGGCTTCCTAAAAACAAAGCTCATGTTGCAGCTTGGATTAAAGATTTAAAAACACGTACGCATTTAACGTCTAATTCAATCGCCCAACCGATTGTAGATTTTAAAGAGTTAGTAGAAAGTGATCCGACACTATTACGTCTTTCACAAGATATGTTTAGTGAGGCAAAAAGCCATAAAGAGTTAACACCTTTAGAAACACCTGAGGTAAATGACTTTGATGAGTTTTTGATTTTACTGAATCATATTATGACTCAAGCACCAGAATGTACTGAGTTTTTAGATCCTAAAACAGGTGCACTTGAACCTTGTGGTTTAATTGGCTTCCCTATTAATGCTCTACTTGATTGGCCAATGGCAACAGATTCAGGTTATACATTTTTTGCTAACGAACTTGTTAACCAACAATTTAAGAAAATTCTGACTTACTGGAGCCTATACCTTTCATCTCCAGCATCACGTTCAGTTTTAATTGAAAACCATCCAGACCGCACACCAAAAGTATTTGGTTGGTTAAGTGATAATGCGCAAAAAGAAATGGTGACTGTTGCTTGTCAAGCAGAAGCAAGTGATTCTGAAAATCACAATAAGCCTTTTGAGCATTTCTTTAACTGTGATCCAAGTGATCAGTACTATGGTTTTAAATCATGGGATGATTTCTTCACTCGTACATTTAAAGAAGGTGTAAGACCTATCGCAGAAGGCGATGATGTTATTGCTAACGCATGTGAATCAGCACCTTTGCAAGTCGTTACTAATGTCGCTAAATCTTCAAATTTCTGGCTTAAAGGTCAACCTTACTCACTAGAAAATATGATGGACTTTGATCCTCTAGCAGAGCAATTTGTTGGTGGTACTGTTTATCAAGCTTTCCTTAGTGCATTAAGCTACCACCGCTGGAACAGCCCAGTTAGTGGTACCATTAAAAAGACTTACATGGTTAACGGTTCATACTACTTAGGTAATCGTTATCAAGGCTTTAGCAATCCTGATGGTGCTGATGACAGTGCACCAAATAACTCACAGCCATTCTTAACTGCTGTTGCAACACGTGCGGTTATCTTTATTGAATCAGATAACCCTAAAATTGGCTTAATGTGCTTTATTGCTATTGGTATGGCTGAAGTGTCTTCTTGTGCGGTTACGGTTGAAGAAGGTCAACATATTAATAAAGGTGATGAGCTAGGTATGTTCCACTTTGGTGGTTCTACACATTGCTTAATCTTCAAACCAGACGTAGAACTTGAGTTTGATTTCCATAATACAACACCAGGTCTTGATGCAACGAACATTCCTGTATGCTCTCGCATTGCAACAATCAAGAATAAATAA
- a CDS encoding polysaccharide lyase 8 family protein: protein MRKLYLISVLISFFTSFVYAEPVDFNDEYHVLRVKWSEGFLGKQNVLFDKKLKNMVIITNNKAQEYWSSMNIDPSRHTLWNDIKLDDQTEDGKKVLGEKLRISFQRLFIMAKAYQLRDGKLQNNPMILETIIDGLQFLNKNYYKVGAKEWGNWWNWELGIPKDINNLLIILYDQLPLKLITSYIDTTRYFTPEPTHLGASSGSYVSSNSNYRVSTGGNRTDNTQVVLLRGILAKNSTEISSAITALSSVINYVDQRDGFYQDGSFLQHYDIAYNGTYGNVLLNGLGAQINLVLNTPWQINTNKLQNIYPLIFKNYAPFLYRGTMMEFVNGRAISRPKEQGHNVGHNILTSLIFYIDYAPSQYLYPLKQLIKTQISQDTYLDFFDSTNQIDNYQKAQQLMQDSTISIADNQTGFFPFPAMDRVIYRTDDWVFSLAMHSNRLGNFECMNKENRRGWFTGDGMGYIYTKQLDHYHNYWPVVDSYRLEGTTVDDQIMGECQGQRNKIKGGRNIQMDWVGSVKLADIGAAGMDFSNWDDTLTAKKSWFMFDSGIVMLGSNINSTIGAKVTTTVVNRKITDTDTTDVFVNGDVWKGYNNVTVKSLLLHDPKQVDSALGYVFFTPTKLNLLQQTRSGNWRDIGITNSEVSSRFITASIEQTRENNSYAYVIFPDTGIEHISTYAIKNPINILRQDNIAHIINNLDEKIIAANVWEQKKVFISDNISVLSKMALMIKTEDNIEHISISDPLQTQTTLELEFNQPTKIIFDPEQRLQLSNKNELIVDVQDLKGRSYDFKVEFLSDKKLTVNQDNLGGGTMGWISLCGLFMGVFIRKNKQ from the coding sequence TTGAGAAAATTATATTTAATATCTGTTTTAATTTCTTTTTTTACATCATTTGTTTATGCTGAACCTGTTGATTTTAATGATGAATATCATGTTCTTAGGGTTAAATGGTCTGAAGGTTTTTTAGGTAAACAAAATGTTTTATTTGATAAAAAACTTAAGAATATGGTGATTATTACAAATAATAAAGCTCAAGAATATTGGTCTAGTATGAATATAGATCCTTCTCGGCATACATTATGGAATGATATTAAGTTAGATGATCAAACTGAGGATGGTAAAAAGGTATTAGGCGAAAAATTAAGAATATCTTTTCAACGTTTGTTTATTATGGCGAAAGCATATCAACTTCGAGATGGTAAACTTCAGAATAATCCCATGATACTAGAAACAATAATTGATGGATTACAATTTCTAAATAAAAATTATTATAAAGTTGGTGCTAAAGAATGGGGTAATTGGTGGAATTGGGAGCTTGGTATACCCAAAGATATTAATAATTTATTGATTATACTTTACGATCAACTTCCTCTAAAATTAATTACCTCTTATATCGATACTACTCGATATTTCACACCGGAACCTACACATCTAGGTGCTAGTTCTGGTTCTTATGTATCTAGTAATTCTAATTATCGCGTATCAACTGGAGGAAATCGCACCGATAATACGCAAGTTGTTTTATTACGCGGTATATTAGCTAAAAATAGCACTGAAATATCTTCTGCGATAACAGCTTTATCTTCTGTGATAAATTATGTTGATCAACGTGATGGATTTTATCAAGACGGTAGTTTTTTACAACATTATGATATTGCGTATAATGGAACCTATGGTAACGTTCTGTTAAACGGGCTTGGTGCTCAAATTAATTTAGTCTTAAATACACCTTGGCAAATAAATACCAATAAATTACAAAATATTTATCCGCTTATATTTAAAAATTATGCCCCTTTCCTCTATCGTGGAACTATGATGGAATTTGTAAATGGTCGTGCTATATCTCGACCTAAAGAACAAGGGCATAATGTTGGCCATAATATATTAACTTCTTTAATTTTCTATATAGATTACGCACCTTCTCAATATCTCTATCCGTTAAAGCAATTAATTAAGACTCAAATTAGTCAAGATACTTATTTGGATTTTTTTGATTCAACAAATCAAATAGATAATTATCAAAAAGCGCAGCAATTAATGCAAGACTCTACGATTTCTATCGCTGATAATCAAACTGGTTTTTTCCCATTTCCTGCGATGGACAGAGTTATTTATCGTACTGATGATTGGGTATTTAGTTTAGCTATGCATTCTAATCGATTAGGTAATTTTGAATGTATGAATAAAGAAAATAGGAGGGGGTGGTTTACTGGTGATGGAATGGGATATATTTATACTAAGCAACTAGATCATTATCATAATTATTGGCCTGTTGTTGATAGTTATCGTTTAGAAGGTACTACGGTTGATGATCAAATCATGGGTGAGTGTCAGGGGCAGCGGAATAAAATTAAGGGTGGACGTAATATTCAAATGGACTGGGTTGGCTCTGTAAAACTTGCAGATATAGGAGCCGCAGGGATGGATTTTTCAAATTGGGATGATACCTTAACCGCAAAAAAATCGTGGTTTATGTTTGATTCAGGGATTGTAATGCTTGGATCTAATATTAATTCAACGATTGGTGCGAAAGTGACAACAACAGTTGTTAATAGGAAAATAACAGATACAGATACAACTGATGTTTTTGTTAATGGTGACGTATGGAAAGGGTACAATAATGTAACTGTAAAAAGTTTATTATTACATGATCCCAAACAAGTGGATTCAGCTCTTGGTTATGTTTTTTTTACTCCAACAAAATTGAATTTACTTCAACAAACTAGAAGTGGAAACTGGAGAGATATTGGTATTACAAATAGTGAGGTATCATCTAGATTTATTACTGCTTCAATTGAGCAAACCAGAGAAAATAATAGTTATGCGTATGTTATATTTCCTGATACTGGCATTGAGCATATTTCAACATATGCAATTAAAAATCCAATTAATATCTTAAGACAAGATAACATTGCACATATTATTAATAATCTAGATGAAAAAATAATTGCTGCTAATGTTTGGGAGCAAAAAAAAGTTTTTATTTCTGATAATATATCAGTGTTAAGCAAAATGGCGTTAATGATAAAAACAGAAGATAATATTGAACATATTTCTATTAGTGATCCTTTGCAAACACAAACGACATTAGAATTAGAGTTTAATCAGCCGACAAAGATAATTTTTGATCCTGAACAACGTTTACAACTGAGTAATAAGAATGAATTAATAGTTGATGTTCAAGATCTTAAAGGAAGGAGTTATGATTTTAAAGTTGAATTCTTATCAGATAAAAAACTGACGGTAAATCAAGATAATTTAGGCGGTGGTACTATGGGATGGATAAGTTTATGTGGTTTATTTATGGGCGTATTTATACGTAAAAATAAGCAATAA
- a CDS encoding nickel transporter yields MMDLNQLISSAVKASGADDSIKAQLTEALKKELNSYVNLELLKTKLEILYNFEKNYLALVKEYKEEIKFASTLQEDLRKERSKFFSETLKEVSHTLSESQVDGAVASKWLEELVDSYTKSLDLSSSLIEEHTLDTIGKIRSEAKSNKPTITVSGS; encoded by the coding sequence ATGATGGATTTAAATCAATTAATATCTTCGGCAGTTAAAGCATCAGGAGCGGATGATTCAATCAAAGCTCAATTGACAGAAGCTTTAAAAAAAGAACTTAACAGTTATGTAAACCTAGAGCTTCTAAAGACCAAGTTAGAAATTCTATATAACTTTGAGAAGAATTATCTAGCATTGGTTAAAGAATATAAAGAAGAGATCAAGTTCGCCAGTACATTACAAGAAGATTTACGTAAAGAACGCTCAAAGTTCTTTTCTGAAACACTTAAAGAAGTTTCTCATACACTTAGTGAATCTCAAGTTGATGGTGCTGTTGCTTCTAAGTGGTTAGAAGAACTTGTTGATAGTTATACTAAAAGTTTAGATTTGAGTAGTAGCCTGATTGAAGAGCATACACTTGATACTATTGGTAAGATTCGTTCAGAAGCCAAGTCAAATAAGCCAACGATTACAGTTAGTGGTAGTTAA
- a CDS encoding site-specific integrase yields the protein MITNSKIRFNQHAFFSATLPVKISDAQIKRHINDQRVRQLKDVRCPLYLRFNASRTGGTWWFYRYEAGKQYPYRIAKYPGTQAKDIMDVVSAVSVQIAKGKAIECNRFETVDQLVDWHVQRQCTLKRSTKERLNNLKSMAETHVMSLFHGVAITDIDHQKIDSALIQPMFEQGYSVSYVRANFFLLKTAFSIARRLKHITANPLSEVQFKTFFPETFSVTEAQIKGCRVNTEDLIDILPAIGQQQPPQRLLLMMMLAHGSRIGETRKALWKNISFIEKRWLIPKEDTKNGVAMSYPLTAEMIELLRSYQAWQRELGYNSDHLFPLSRWNNQPIHSAKASEWVRGVSKKAWSAHDLRKRARSIWAELGVDYIVCESLLNHARDKLDQAYIHTHMELQKKEALETYHKWLKKGWCTCLAPVSIQNPIIDKPLSRLA from the coding sequence ATGATCACAAACAGTAAAATTCGCTTTAATCAACATGCCTTCTTTTCTGCAACACTCCCTGTAAAAATCTCTGATGCTCAAATCAAACGTCATATTAATGATCAACGTGTACGCCAGTTAAAAGATGTCCGATGCCCACTTTACTTACGGTTTAACGCATCTCGAACCGGTGGAACGTGGTGGTTTTATCGTTATGAAGCGGGTAAACAATACCCATATCGGATTGCGAAATATCCTGGCACTCAGGCCAAAGACATTATGGATGTGGTGAGTGCGGTATCAGTCCAAATAGCCAAAGGAAAAGCCATTGAATGTAATCGATTTGAAACGGTAGATCAGCTGGTTGATTGGCATGTTCAGAGGCAATGTACCTTAAAGCGTTCCACGAAAGAGCGATTGAATAACCTAAAAAGTATGGCTGAAACTCATGTGATGAGCCTATTTCATGGGGTTGCTATCACAGATATAGACCATCAAAAGATAGACAGTGCCTTGATTCAGCCTATGTTTGAGCAAGGCTATTCAGTGAGTTACGTGAGGGCAAATTTCTTCTTATTGAAAACGGCTTTCTCTATCGCTAGACGATTGAAACACATTACCGCCAATCCACTATCAGAGGTCCAATTTAAGACGTTTTTCCCTGAGACTTTCTCTGTTACAGAAGCTCAAATAAAAGGCTGTCGAGTGAATACTGAAGATCTGATTGATATATTGCCGGCGATTGGCCAACAGCAACCACCACAACGATTATTACTGATGATGATGTTAGCCCATGGTTCTCGTATTGGTGAAACCAGAAAGGCTTTATGGAAGAACATCAGCTTTATTGAAAAACGGTGGCTAATTCCTAAAGAAGATACCAAGAACGGGGTAGCAATGAGCTATCCACTGACTGCCGAGATGATTGAACTATTACGTTCATATCAAGCATGGCAACGTGAGCTAGGCTATAACAGTGATCACTTGTTCCCGTTATCTCGTTGGAATAATCAGCCAATCCACAGTGCTAAAGCCAGTGAATGGGTACGGGGAGTGTCAAAGAAAGCATGGAGTGCTCATGATCTTAGAAAGCGAGCACGATCAATATGGGCGGAATTGGGTGTTGATTACATTGTCTGTGAATCTTTGCTCAATCATGCGAGGGATAAGCTAGATCAAGCCTATATCCATACACATATGGAATTACAGAAGAAAGAAGCGTTAGAAACGTACCATAAATGGCTTAAAAAAGGATGGTGTACCTGTCTAGCACCTGTCTCGATTCAAAATCCAATCATCGATAAACCCTTATCCAGACTGGCTTGA
- a CDS encoding contractile injection system protein, VgrG/Pvc8 family, which translates to MFYLIGNNADLILDRLKSWRLNDGNGTEGDNVTLVVSSDDVDGLPAKGERYSVRLGDVVRDSFQISKRSVSLYPREITLVLTVAPFSIKDESGYRERKSCSWDKTTVGQIVYDCLTPHGFDVFVHPRLQKIEIEHIDRSDESTPAFMNRLAKSYDAIAKPVEGRFIFVPIGEQRSASGKNIKSVTLSLPIVNHPGNSDFVNVSAELDGRQDFNGVKAFYSSTADGSRQQVKVGSKPFKSLGKDKNTKKEAEQACAAELRKMQRQGRKISIEAPPNPTIFAEGLVLLDDTFPRAFKGQCSVDQVSFSGQGLQPNRMSIQATLIGE; encoded by the coding sequence ATGTTTTATCTAATAGGCAATAATGCTGATTTGATCTTGGACCGTTTAAAGTCATGGCGGTTGAATGATGGCAATGGTACTGAAGGCGATAACGTCACTTTGGTGGTGAGCTCTGATGATGTTGATGGACTGCCAGCCAAAGGTGAACGCTATTCGGTGCGATTGGGGGATGTTGTACGTGATAGTTTTCAGATATCAAAACGGTCTGTGAGTTTATACCCACGAGAGATCACGTTAGTCCTCACGGTTGCGCCTTTCTCTATCAAAGATGAAAGTGGTTATCGTGAACGTAAGTCGTGCAGTTGGGATAAAACAACAGTAGGACAAATAGTGTATGACTGTCTTACTCCTCATGGCTTTGATGTTTTTGTTCATCCGCGATTACAAAAAATTGAAATCGAGCACATAGATCGTTCTGATGAAAGTACGCCGGCATTTATGAACCGCTTGGCCAAGTCTTATGATGCAATAGCGAAACCTGTTGAAGGGCGGTTCATCTTTGTGCCAATTGGTGAACAACGTAGTGCTTCAGGTAAGAATATTAAAAGCGTTACGCTGTCACTCCCCATAGTAAATCATCCAGGTAATAGTGACTTTGTTAATGTGTCTGCAGAATTAGATGGTCGACAAGATTTTAATGGTGTTAAGGCTTTTTATAGTTCAACGGCAGATGGAAGCCGGCAACAAGTCAAAGTGGGGAGTAAACCGTTCAAGTCATTAGGCAAAGATAAGAACACCAAGAAGGAAGCAGAACAAGCATGTGCTGCAGAGCTTCGAAAAATGCAACGGCAAGGACGGAAAATCAGCATTGAAGCACCGCCCAATCCCACTATTTTTGCCGAAGGGCTAGTGCTACTTGATGATACTTTCCCTCGTGCCTTCAAAGGTCAATGTTCTGTTGATCAAGTGTCGTTCTCTGGTCAAGGATTACAACCCAATCGAATGAGTATTCAAGCCACGTTAATAGGTGAGTAA
- a CDS encoding phage tail protein, whose translation MHHLVIGEFVFSVGDKTPIMKFERTSPGAYSEVSLIYDARSEMTGRPLETLDITAKWLQYGAQESVEKLRMLIELPQQVSDGQGINLGKWTIQQLKEGKSALIHNGQAMVTDVMLQLKEYRE comes from the coding sequence ATGCACCACTTAGTGATAGGTGAGTTCGTTTTTTCTGTGGGTGACAAAACACCGATTATGAAGTTTGAAAGAACATCACCAGGCGCGTATTCAGAAGTCAGTTTGATTTATGACGCCCGCTCTGAAATGACGGGCAGACCGCTTGAAACCCTTGATATAACCGCCAAATGGTTGCAATACGGGGCGCAAGAGTCGGTTGAAAAGCTGCGAATGTTGATTGAATTACCACAACAAGTCAGTGATGGCCAAGGTATTAACTTAGGTAAATGGACGATTCAACAACTGAAAGAAGGTAAGTCGGCATTGATCCATAACGGCCAAGCCATGGTGACAGATGTCATGCTGCAATTGAAGGAGTACCGCGAGTGA
- a CDS encoding phage tail tape measure protein encodes MTEKISFVLDASVKGVKDIVSTTTATERLTAALAAQRGEVQSLNGQLKGIKGFEAAELRAEKLSAQLTETKSTMTSLSAAIAESKQKTTQLRGEYNLTQNEIRGLNQEMKEASKEGAQALQVKLKEAQLRLEVLNTEIYQNKAQTNDLSVAYKRASGKLGKLTDRQEKQHNTLNKLKSSLQAAGVSTDKLGDEQNRLKQQADKATLALEKQNARLKEMQSIQGRIDSRKAKLGEIGSEATGLAAAAAPIVGSIWTAIKNETSFADVKKVVNMSDEQSTELKSWVLKTSTTTPMSADNVNAMLAAGGQSGIKDINELKSFVLDSAKMGVAFDMDAGQAGETLSIFKAALGVDQQGAMNVAGLANYLSNNSNAKAKDIAGVMAREGASAKTGGFKVNESTALSASLLSLGMGEERAATALKNISGRLTLGDAASGTQQKAMASIGLDADDIAARMQDDASGTLIEVLNAVNQAPKEDKSAILSQIFGEEAKGAVASLSGNMANFSKLLTLSKEDTSVHRESLNQEYDAKLSTTGSGIDMFVNKLNRLSVVFGSALLPALNWVLEPLGKGVDLLANFAEANTGVTQAVGLGVAAFIGLKGVLLAGKALSLVFGNSMDKTRLFTKGLNRETQDGGRIAALAAKRWRSLNAAVSSSQGPESKGNSSVGKDARSRKKRKGRRRVRGRRKGLGGLLSSVMESRMAQKVGSGAQSLMDHVFSPKGAGLALAGSALLPMTARASDVIDPQRKPSTAIKDKSTGLGSMVNTVTESRIAQKVGSDAQSLIDPVISSKGAGVALAGSDLLPTTSSKSMGLGSIVNSVTESRIAQKVGSGAQSLMSHITPKGMAMALAGSGLALTPMSAMASDTMDVIGIGGDIAETVGKTGLTKVLKPLGMMMNASSVAEGVINGDMEQTGGALGDIGGSMGGGALGAAIGTFILPGIGTAIGGLLGSIAGGMGGEMLGGWFGKKLDSPEETAKKVDEVQSKEAMAKQSPPISFSPTFQITAAAGQDEKLIAQEITRQMNQQLSSLMGENTLSTQFSYAAIDRDS; translated from the coding sequence ATGACGGAAAAGATTAGTTTTGTTTTAGATGCGTCAGTCAAAGGCGTTAAAGACATTGTTTCAACCACTACCGCAACAGAGCGGTTAACGGCAGCACTGGCAGCACAACGGGGTGAGGTTCAGTCATTAAATGGTCAGTTAAAGGGCATTAAAGGCTTTGAAGCAGCAGAGCTTAGGGCTGAAAAACTGTCTGCTCAATTAACTGAAACCAAAAGCACCATGACGTCTCTTAGTGCTGCGATAGCTGAGAGTAAGCAGAAAACCACTCAATTACGAGGTGAATACAATTTAACTCAGAACGAAATTCGTGGGTTAAATCAGGAAATGAAAGAAGCCTCAAAGGAAGGGGCACAAGCCTTACAAGTTAAGCTAAAAGAAGCCCAACTTCGACTTGAAGTGTTAAATACTGAGATTTATCAGAACAAAGCCCAAACTAATGATCTCTCTGTCGCTTATAAACGTGCCAGTGGTAAGTTGGGTAAGTTAACCGACAGGCAAGAGAAGCAACATAACACCTTAAACAAGTTAAAAAGCTCACTGCAGGCGGCGGGTGTCAGTACTGATAAACTTGGTGATGAACAAAACCGTTTAAAGCAACAAGCTGATAAAGCCACTTTAGCCCTTGAAAAGCAGAATGCTCGATTAAAAGAGATGCAATCAATTCAAGGTCGGATTGATAGTCGTAAAGCGAAGCTAGGCGAAATAGGCAGTGAAGCAACAGGGTTAGCAGCAGCTGCAGCACCGATTGTTGGATCGATTTGGACTGCGATTAAAAATGAAACCTCATTTGCTGATGTGAAAAAAGTCGTCAACATGAGTGATGAGCAGTCCACCGAATTGAAATCGTGGGTGCTGAAAACCTCAACCACCACACCTATGAGTGCCGATAATGTCAATGCGATGTTAGCTGCAGGTGGTCAAAGCGGCATTAAAGACATCAATGAGCTAAAAAGTTTTGTGCTTGATTCGGCCAAGATGGGGGTTGCCTTTGATATGGATGCGGGTCAAGCCGGTGAAACCTTATCAATCTTTAAAGCGGCATTAGGTGTTGATCAACAAGGGGCAATGAATGTAGCGGGTCTTGCTAACTACCTTTCAAATAACTCAAATGCCAAAGCAAAAGATATTGCGGGTGTGATGGCGCGTGAAGGGGCATCAGCCAAAACCGGTGGCTTTAAAGTTAATGAGTCCACGGCATTATCGGCTTCATTATTGTCATTAGGCATGGGTGAAGAGCGTGCAGCAACGGCCTTGAAGAATATATCTGGTCGATTGACGTTAGGTGATGCGGCCAGTGGTACTCAACAAAAGGCGATGGCTTCAATTGGTTTAGATGCTGATGATATTGCCGCAAGAATGCAAGACGATGCATCAGGGACCTTAATTGAAGTGCTTAATGCCGTTAATCAGGCACCAAAAGAAGATAAAAGCGCCATATTGAGTCAGATATTTGGTGAAGAAGCCAAAGGTGCTGTGGCATCACTCTCGGGCAATATGGCGAATTTCTCCAAGCTGTTAACGCTATCAAAAGAAGATACATCGGTTCATCGAGAGTCACTGAATCAAGAATATGATGCCAAACTTAGTACCACTGGCAGTGGCATTGATATGTTTGTGAATAAGTTAAATCGACTCAGTGTGGTATTTGGTAGTGCGTTATTGCCAGCCCTTAATTGGGTACTTGAGCCGTTAGGTAAAGGTGTTGATTTACTGGCTAACTTTGCTGAAGCGAATACCGGTGTTACTCAAGCGGTAGGTCTTGGTGTTGCAGCATTTATTGGTTTGAAAGGGGTGCTATTAGCGGGTAAGGCCTTATCACTCGTCTTTGGTAACTCGATGGATAAAACCCGTTTATTTACGAAAGGTTTAAATCGTGAAACCCAAGACGGTGGACGGATTGCAGCATTGGCTGCCAAACGTTGGAGAAGCTTAAATGCGGCTGTTTCATCTAGCCAAGGGCCAGAAAGTAAAGGCAATAGCAGTGTAGGTAAAGACGCTCGTTCCCGTAAAAAGCGTAAAGGTCGTCGCCGTGTTCGTGGTCGTCGTAAAGGACTCGGTGGTTTACTTAGTTCTGTTATGGAAAGTCGCATGGCTCAAAAGGTGGGCTCTGGCGCTCAGTCTTTAATGGATCATGTCTTTTCACCCAAAGGGGCTGGCTTGGCTTTAGCAGGATCGGCTTTACTGCCAATGACGGCAAGAGCATCAGATGTTATTGATCCTCAAAGAAAACCATCAACGGCCATAAAAGATAAATCAACGGGTTTAGGTTCGATGGTTAATACGGTGACTGAAAGCCGTATCGCTCAAAAGGTGGGCTCTGATGCTCAATCTTTAATAGATCCTGTTATTTCATCCAAAGGGGCTGGCGTAGCATTAGCAGGATCGGATTTATTGCCAACAACAAGCAGTAAATCAATGGGCTTAGGTTCGATTGTTAATTCGGTAACTGAAAGCCGTATCGCTCAAAAAGTGGGTTCAGGTGCTCAATCATTGATGAGTCATATCACGCCTAAAGGTATGGCCATGGCATTGGCTGGTTCAGGATTAGCATTAACCCCCATGAGCGCGATGGCATCAGATACCATGGATGTCATTGGTATTGGTGGTGATATTGCTGAAACCGTAGGCAAAACAGGGCTGACCAAGGTATTGAAACCGTTAGGAATGATGATGAATGCCTCTTCTGTTGCTGAAGGTGTCATTAATGGTGATATGGAACAAACTGGCGGTGCATTGGGTGATATTGGTGGCTCTATGGGCGGTGGTGCGTTAGGTGCAGCCATTGGTACTTTCATTTTACCTGGTATCGGTACTGCGATTGGTGGTTTGTTGGGATCTATTGCCGGTGGCATGGGCGGTGAAATGCTCGGTGGCTGGTTTGGTAAGAAACTTGATTCACCCGAAGAAACCGCTAAAAAAGTCGATGAAGTTCAAAGTAAAGAGGCGATGGCCAAGCAAAGCCCACCTATATCATTTTCACCTACCTTTCAAATAACGGCTGCAGCGGGTCAAGATGAAAAGCTGATAGCGCAAGAAATTACCCGTCAAATGAACCAACAATTATCGTCATTAATGGGTGAGAACACTTTATCAACCCAATTTAGTTATGCCGCTATTGATAGAGATAGCTAA